One Desertifilum tharense IPPAS B-1220 genomic window, TAAGTTAACTTTGAGAGTTCTTCCTCTTCCGGCTCAGTTAGCCGAATTTTTAAGCGAGCTGGCATAAAGCGATCGCACCTGGATAACTACTTTTTCTATTTTACACTTAATTAAGACCACCTACTTAAATTGCTCGAAGGCTTCCCATTGGGTTTGTACAACCGCCATGCGATCGCCCGGATCGTCTCCAGACAAGGTATGAGCCAGCATCGTTACCTCGTCCAACTTCTGTTCGGCAAAACTCAACACATTTCGCAGTGGCTCTGGTAGATGGGTTTCCCGCATTGCATCGTAGGGAACAAATTGCAGCGAGGCAGACGGTTGAATCCGCACCTGAGAGGTCGCGTTTTGAATCGCCTCAAGCGTTGACAACACCCATTCAGGGCGAATTTTCCAAATATTACGCGCATCCACAATGCCAACGCCTAACTGCTTATCGACGGGGAAACCATACGCTTTCAACAACCCTAAGTTACCTCCGCGCGTGAAATCCAAACTGATACCCGCAACTGGCAACTCCATAACCCAGGGGTAAGCTGCACCTAGATCGTCAAAATAGGTGACAAGATGAATGGGCAAACCCACTTGAGACAGAGAAGCAAAGGTTGACTGATAAAGTGCCTTAAAGTTAGCGGTATCTCCCAGCACTAATGCCGGTTCGTGAATTTGTACCTCAACGACGCCCAGGCTTTTCAGTTCGCTCAACAACAGGAGATAGCGATCTAATAAGTGGGAAACCGCTTGCTCTAAGTTCAACTCCAAACGACTGAGGCGCAAGAGAGTCAGCGGTCCTAGCACAATGGGAACGACTCGTTCGCCTAATAGCGCTTGAGCGCGACGCACCGTTTCTAGAAAATCGTCAAAATTTGCTGGCTGCAATCTCTGGTCAATTTCGGGCACCAGGTAGTGATAGTTGGTATCAAACCATTTGGTCATTTCTAAGGCGGGAATTCCATCTTTGCCTCGCGCCATTGCAAAGTATTGCTCAAGTCCAGTTAAAGCCTGAAAGCGTTCTGGAATTAAACCCAGCCGGACTGTCCAATCTAACACGAGATCGTAAAGGGTGGTGTCGCCAATGCCGATGCAATTAATACCGGCTAGGAGCTGAGTTTGCCAGTTTGTGAGTTCAACCTCGCGCACGACTTGTCGCAAGCTTTCTGCATTCGATTTGCCGCCCCAAAATGCTTCTAATGCCTTTTTGACTTCTCGATTTTTACCAATCCGGGGATAGCCTAGCGTTGCAGTTTGAATGGTCATTGTTGTAGCGTCCTTATGCTGAAAAATGGTCAGGAGAATTGGTTTCACCCACGTCTTGAACTCGGAGGATGAATGCATCGAAAATTATCCGGTTTCTATCTATAGCAAGCCTAAAAGAGTGGCATTCCTACCCCTGGTTAACGAATAACAGGAAAACCGTGTAAGTTGAGTTAAGCCTCGCGAAATCCAACAGCAGCTAGGGTGGCTTTGGGTTTACCTCAACTAACAAAAGGAGAGTCGCGTAGGCTGGGTTAAAGCCTCGCGAAATCCAACAGCAGCTAGGGTTATGTTGGGTTTCGTACCTCAACCCAACCTACAGCAGCATGGGACTTTCAGCAATTTTGTTAGTCAATGCGTCTAACCCTTTTCCTAGGGGGCGAGGGAGTTAGAGAAGGTTCGCTATAGTAGAATCCGGCGATTTTTAAACCACGCTGCTATCCGTCACCTGTTACTCGATGACGGTCAATCAAGCGTTGCTTAAACCCGGTTTTTCTGTTACAAAATCGGTCAGTCTAAACGAGTTTGCGACAATTCCAACTTTGGAGTTATTGCCTTAAACCCAATCAATTGTTTGAAAGCTGAATTAGCTCTCATCCGTACCTCGCAGATGAAAAACGACAAGTTGTTGAGCCTCTAGAAGAGACGCGGTGTTGCGTTCGGCGGGCATCCTGACTAAGAGAGCCAAAACTCTCATCACAGTTGCGGGACAGCGCCGGGTTTGCACCGGACTTTCCCCGTTACCTCTAATGGCTGTTCCCCATTAGAACCGAGTTTTCATTTTAACTATATCACTGTTTTATAATTTCGAGGACATCATAGCTTGTTTGGTACTGATCTGACGCTACCGGGCTTCTCGAAGATTTTGGTCAGAGCGTATCCTGACAACTCAGAGTTCATCTCAAAAATGCCTATTCCCTTCTTTCCCTTTGTTTACTAATTCAATAGGCTCAAGCGAGTCGGAATGCTGCATTTCATGCTATTGTGATAATGATTATCATTATTTTAGAGAGTTTAGCCCCAACATCCATTTGCTCTATCCCTTCTCAACTTCTGATAGTTTTCCCTAAGTCAACATTTTGTAGGGAAATTAATACGCTTGCCTAAATATGAACGATCCTCATCAAATTGCAGTTTTCTTAGGACCTTCACTCCCCAAAGAAAATGCATCCATCATTTTAGAAGCAAACTATTATCCTCCAGTTCAAAGAGGAGATATTTATCAGCTCATTTCGACAGGCATCAAAACGATTATTTTAATTGATGGAGTTATCCCACCCCATCGACCTGTTTGGCATCGAGAAATTCTTGACGCTATGCATGAAGGAATTGAAGTTTGGGGGGCTTCTGGAATTGGAGCCATTCGAGCTTTAGAACTTCAAGAATATGGAATGAAAGGCTGCGGCACTATTTTTGAATGGTACCGTCAAGGAATTATACAAGATGACGATGAAGTCCTTGTTAATTATACCTTAAATTCTCATAATTTTCACTGCCTTTCTGAAGCTTTAGTGAATATCCGCATGACTTTATCTAATGCGACTAAAGACCATTTAATTCCTTTAGAAAAATCCGAACAGTTAATTCAGTATGCTAAACAAGTTTATTGCTTAGAGCGTTCTTATAAAAGTCTTTTACAAAGCTCCATTTTATCTCTAGAAGAAACTTGTACATTAAATGATTACTTAACTTGTCATCAAATCGATCTCAAGCAAGTTGATGCTCTTCAAGTTTTATCAAAAAAGGCTGAATTTCTTAGATCGGAAAACCTCAGTCAAGAACCGACTCGACCCAAGCCGGTTATCAGTCTTCAGAAACATAAAACTCTGATGACAGGAGTCTCTTTTAACAATCAAATCATATCGGGTTATAAGGCTTGGCAAATTATTAGTCAAAATCCTGAATCCTTAAATAAGATGTATGTTCAGCTAACCCAACACTGTTTTATTCGAGAATGGGCTAGACAGAAGCAAGTTGAACTTCCTCAGACAGAGAAAGAAAGACTTAGAACAGAATGGGAAGAAGAACATTCTAGCAATGAATTAAAATCTAATGGGTTAACCCAAGCTAGATATCAAGAGTTATTGTCTGAAAGACTTTTAGTGAACTGGATTATTCAAAAAAGCCCAGATTATTTTAGGATTCAATGGAATTTTGACTTAGCTGTGCAAATCGAGAGTCAGATTCAAAATAGAATTATTGAATTTGCTGAAAAAGAAACTTTATGGAGAAAGCTATCTCAATATGAATTTATTGCAGATTGGGCAAGATTGAATGGAATAGAAGCCCCCAATTGCTTTGTGAATTCTGATTTACAGTCTATCTGCAATCAATCAAATAGAGAAGATATTAAAAACAAGGTTGGCAAACGAGTATTAGTGGATTGGATCGTTAGCAAAGGCGCTAGTTATTTTCATGTTGACTGGGATTTTTCCCTTGCGCTCTTTCATGAATTGCAAATAACAGGACAACTGGCTAAAATCTTGAAAGGAGATAATTAGAGTTGCTCAAAAAAGCTTATTTTAAGGGAACGCATCGCTTAATCGATCCGGCAAAAACATTGAGCGATATTAGTTTAATTCTCAAAGAAGTGGGTATTGCTCGATGTGCGAACATAACCGGATTAGATCGCATTGGCATTCCTGTCTGTGTAGCTATTAAACCGAATGGGAGAATGGTTCAGGTTCATAATGGCAAAGGGTTAAATGTAGTGGCTGCAAAAGTTTCGGCATTAATGGAAGCTATTGAAATTTTCCATTATGAAAACCCATTATCGTCTTTTGAATTTGGATCTTGGAAGGCTCTTAAAGATAGCGGTGAAACGGTTATTTCTCCCGATAGACTACCGCTGTATTTTGCAGAGCGATTTTTCAGTTGCGATCTCAAAATTGATTGGGTACGAGGCGAGAATTTATTAACAGGAGAGTGTGTTTGGCTGCCTGCAAGTGCAGTTTATCTCTGTCCGCGATCGCTCTATCATTATTCTTCTAATGGTTTGGCGAGTGGCAATCACCTGCTAGAAGCGACTCTTCACGCAATTTACGAACTCATTGAAAGAGATGCGATCGCCAATCTGAGCATTCAAGGGCGTCTCACTCTCCAAAGGTGTCACATTATCGCTCTTGATACGATTGCAGATCCTAACGTCAGAGAACTCATCGCCCGCATTGAGAATGCCAACTTCAAACTCGTCTTAATTTGGGTCAAGAGCTGTATTGACATTCATACGTTTTGGGCAGTTCTACTGGATCGACAGCCTTTAACCCCTACAATTATGGTGAATATGGGTTATGGCACCCACCTAGACCTTTCTGTAGCCGCGACGCGTGCCATTACCGAAGCTGCTCAATCGCGTCTAACCTTTATTTATGGAGTGAGTGAAGAATTAGTCGAGCCACTCAAGAGCGATCGCACTCAGACTTATTACAAAATTTACGACTACTTCGACCGTTTACAAGCCACAGCGCCCTGGCAAGCCTTCAAGACGGTTCAAAGCGATAACTTGCAAGAAGACTATACAGAAGTTCTAGAAAAACTCGCCTTGGCAGGCATTCAAGAGATTTTTCGGGCAAACTTAACGCAAAACGCTTTGAATATTCCAGTGGTTAAAGTTTTCATTCCCAGCCTGAACTATAATCCCTTGCTGACAAGCTAACAGTGGACAATCAGCGGTAATTGAGGGCGAGCATCTAAGATTTTGCCCTGACTAGCACAATCGAAGGTAATTTCTAACAAGGGAAACGAGCCTGTAGTGGCTGTCACTATCGTTTGGTGGCTTAGAAAAGCGAGGTGAGATTGATGAATTCCCGTTATCTTCACGTCCGTTACTTTCCTTACCCCTAGGGGGTGAGACTCGGCTAGGGTTTGAAGATCGTCTGGATATTGCTGGAATTGAGTTGCAAAAGCCATATATTCAGGAACCACAAACCAGAGCGGTTCTAAAGCCTGGGTTGCTGAGTTGGCAAAATAAATTGAAGTTTGAGGTGACATCCACTCCGCCCAGTATGGATGGGGAAAATGCCTTAACTCAACGGAGTCGCGATCGCACCTGAAACCCACTCCAAACGGAGAAGCCCCCGTTTGTTGCCAAGCTGCTCGCGATCGCCAATCAATCGCTGTACGTTCTGTATTCTGTTGAGCAACTGCCTCATCCGCTAGCCAAATTAGTTCTAAATAAGCATTGGCAAAGAAAAAGAAGCGAGAAGCCGTTCCTTGCCCCTGATGGCTTGCAGTGCGCGAGGTGGGCTGAAGCCCCATTGCTTCTAGCTTGGCAATCTCTGGGGCTGAAGGTTGCACCCAAATCAAAACATGGTCAAGTTCTAAGGGCAAGTTGGGATACTCCATCTCTAGCTGAGTTTAAAGTGCTGAACAAAATTTAGGTTCAGTTGTTCAGCACTCAGTACCGTCTTAAAACAAAAACGTTGCTCTCAAAGTTCCCAGAACCACATCAGGATTCCGATTGGTTTGATTGGGAGCCGTCAGCCAGATCGCGCCGGGGGTCAAAAACAGATTATCGTTGAGGCGATAGACATAGAACGCTTCAATGTGAAAAGGCGTTGCTCGATCGGGAATCCGCCTGAGTAAATCCGTTGTCCCAAACCCGCTTCGATTATCGGGTACGCTTTGCGGATCGCTAAACGGAGCCGGAATCCGCGATCGCGTTACGTAAGGCGACGCCCCAAACACTAACCCGCCTAAATTGCCCCGCCGGCCTAAATCTGGGAAAGCCAAAGCAATCCCATAGGTCAAAACGCTGGCGCTACTGCTGTTATAGCGAACCTCAAACGGCGAACCGGGTGCGATCGTACCAGAGGCTCCCTCCACATCGGTATACGTCACCCACCCATTGACCGCAAACCGAGGCGTTACTCGCCACAATCCCGAAAATCCATAGGAATTGGTGGTATAAGCGGTTGGGGGAAACGTGGGGTTATTGCCAAGGATCGTGCCAATATCGTTATTGAAGAGATTACCCCCTGGCAGATAAGCCCGATTGTAAATCAACCCCAACGATAAATTATCCGTCGGCTGAAACGTTAATTGGGCTAAAGCCGAATACCGACCATCAAACAAACCATTCCCTTGAGCCGGGTTAAACGCCTCACTCGCCAGATATCCGGCGCTAAAACTCAGTCGTCGGGTTAAGTCGTAGGTAAAACCAACTCCCGAACCTGGTCCCATGACGCTATAAATGGGGTTGCGCTGGGCAAAAACCGAGAGCGAACCTGTCCCCCCATTATCATCATCCCAACTGCTAAAGGTGGTGGGAACATAGTCGAAATGCTCGCCCCCGATTGCCATTACAACCGTCCGAAATCGCGAACCGATGGGAAAGCTGTATTGAAGATTGGTTAAACCCACTTGATTATTTGGGGAAACTCGACCGAGGTCTTGAAAGGTCTGCTGACCTTCTACGCTTCGACCGACTCCGGCTTGATTGCCAATGGAAACATAACCCACAACCGGGTTAGGGCCAAACTCAAACCCCCCAATATTATCCGGCGCTCTTCTACCAGGGTGTCCTGAGTTGCCGCTGGTTAACCTGAGTTTGAGTTCATCTCTTCCTGTAAAGCTCGTCAGAAAATCAAGGCGAACGCGGTTCACCAAAACCGTATTTTGCGATGGGGTGATAAATTCTCTAGAAGTCTGCGGTTCCCCAGTCAGCGGATTAAAGGGACTCGCGGGGAAACGGACTCTGACACCATCGCCGGCCAATACATCCGTCACTGCAAAAATGGCTTCGCCTCGAAGTTTGGTCGTCGTAGAAAATTGATTGGCTTCCAGTTCTGCGGTGCGTGCTTCTAGTGCATCCACTCGACCGCGCAGGATTGCCAGTTCGGAGGCAAATTCGGCTTGGAGGCGCTGCAACACCAGCAGATCCTCTTGGGTAATTACATTCGTTGTTGCGGCTACAATCAGTTCGTTGACTCGATCTAAGCAAGCATTTAGTCCTGCCGCAAACTCGTAGCGCGTCATCGCCCGATTGCCGCGATAGGTGCCATCAGGATATCCGGCAATACAACCATAGCGTTCTACTAAAGATTGCAATGCTTGAAATGCCCAATCGGTGGGTTGAACGTCTGAAAGCTGAGAGACTGAAGTCACTTGAGCAAGGCGATCGCCCGGAATGATTGGCGATCGCGGATTGGCATCCTGGGGAGTCGCTGCGATCGCGCTTAAGGGTAATGCCGATACAGAAAGACTGAGTATTGCCCCAATCCAAGATTGCTGAACGAAGTTTTGAGCCGTCAATGGAATTCTCCTCACACCCGAAGTCGGAATTTTTGAGGATTTGTGAGCGAGGGGATGTGGCTAAATCCTAAAAAATTCCGTGTTGTCTAGAAGGTTGTTGCCACCCATAATGATAATGATAATCACTGTCGCAAAAGTCAAGTCGCTCGCGAGGAAACCTCTACCATCATGGATTTGTCAGTCTTTCAGGGATTTAAGGGAGAACGGGCCCTCACCTTAAGCGAGCGCAGCCTAGCCTTAAGCCAGGAAAAAGGTTCATCTGCGTTGCCGATGAATGCAGAATTCAGCGATCGCCGCAGGCAGCGCTGGCAAACTGAATTTCGAGGGAATACGGCATTTTTTCAGCAACACCTCGCTCAAATTGGGATTACCGAGTCACAGTTTCGCTATCTTCTAGGAGAATTTCCCGAAAACCTGAGAAAAAGGCATCCCGAACTGCTAGCGTGGGAAACCCAAATTCAGACTGCGTTTGCCCAGTTTCCTCCCCAGTCTCAGGAAAGCGGATTCTTCAGCGCGATCGCTCCCCTAATTGAGCAAGGCAAAACCCGCTTGTCTCAGCAACTTTCCGCCCTCGCCGCCCAACACTCAACCGCTTTACCCTTTGAAATCGAGAGCTTAGAAAGACTGCTACTACCCGCCTTATCCGAGCGATTGCAGGAGATTTTCAACCCAACTTTCGTTTTAGAACTCAACGTTGCACGCTTGCAGGACCGTTTATCTGGCGACACGCCCAGCGATCGCTTTCAGAGCTTTGTGCAGCACCTACAAGATCCAGAATTCTGTCTATCCTTGCTCCAAGAGTATCCCGTATTGGTGCGGCAATGCGCGATCGCGATCGATTGCTGGGTAGAAGGGAGCCAAGAACTTCTCCAGCGGCTTTGTACAGACTGGGACTTGATTTGCGCTCAATTGTCTCCCCAAACCGAACCCGGCATCTTAGTCCACATTCATCCCGGCGCGGGCGATCGCCATCATCGAGGGCGTAGCGTCACCCTCCTGCAATTTAGCAGTGGGTTTCGCCTCGTTTACAAACCCAAACCCCTTGCTGTCGATCTCCATTTTCAAGAACTTCTGGCTTGGATTAACCAAAACAGTAACTTTTTACCCTTCTCGTGCTGGCAAGGCATCGATCGAGGAGAGTATGGCTGGATGGAATTTATCGCCCCTCAAACCTGCCAAACACCAGCCGAAATCGAACGATTTTACCAGCGCTTGGGGGGATATCTCGCCCTGCTGTACCTGCTAGCAGGCACCGATTTTCATGCCGAAAACTTAATTGCAGTTGGCGAACAGCCCATCTTAATAGACCTAGAATCTCTATTTCAACCCTACCCCGATGCTTCAGAAGATCTCAATACCGTACTTCCAGCCCGCCGACAGATTGCTCAATCTGTCTTACGTATCGGACTGCTGCCGCGCCGCCTGTTACTGAATCGCCAGCATGAGGCAGTCGATGCCAGCGGGATGGGTGGAGACTCGCAGCAGTTGGCAGCCGATCGCATTCCCCATTTAGCCGCCATTGGTACGGATACCATGCGAGTGGTGCGCCAACCCGGACGGCTGCGAGAGACGCACAATCAGCCTTCTTTAAACGATCGCCCCATTCAAATTCTGGACTATCGAGAGGCGATCGCTTGCGGGTTTAGCGCCCTGTATCGGTTCATCCTGAAGTCCCGCGATCGCTTAGAACCCTTACTTGAGAGCTTTGCTAGCGATCCAATCCGCATTTTTCTCCGAGAAACCCGCACCTATTCGCTATTACTGCGCGAGAGCTTCCATCCTGATGTATTGCGCGATGCCCTAGAACGCGATCGCCTGTTTAATAAGCTTTGGGTAGACGTAAAAAATCATCCCTACCTAGCCCAACTCATTCCCGCAGAACGGGAAGCCCTGTGGCTTGGGGATATCCCTAAATTTACAACGCGTCCCAATTCTCGCCATTTAGCACTAAACAACGCTGAATCTTTAACCCACTTCTTCTCTCAAACGGGCTTAGAACTGGTTCAACATCGGCTTCAATGCTTCAGTGAGGATGATTTACAGCAGCAACTTCAGTTCATTGATAGCGCTTTAACCACCCTGGCTATGGTTGCTGAGGTGAAAACCGCGCCCGCTTACGCGATCCCCAAATTCTCGACTGTTTCCGATGAAGCCAGCGCCATTGCGAGCTATTTACAGGCAGCTTGCGAGATTGGCGATCGCCTAGAAGGATTAGCGGCGCGAGATCGACAGTTAGCGGGTTGGGTAGCCCCTGTCTTGACGGATGCTCGCCACTGGGCAGTCAGTCCGTTAGGGTGGGATTTATTTGAGGGACTGCCAGGAATCGCTTTATTTTTAGCGTATTTGGGAGAAATTACGCAAGAACAACGTTACACCACTCTCGCTCAGGCAGCGATCGCCTCGCTGCTCTATCAAATCCGATCTGAAGACTATTTAATTGCCTCTATTGGGGCTTTTAGTGGCTGGGGAGGGTTAATTTATAGCCTGACCCATCTCGGCATCCTCTGGCAACAACCGCATTTACTCGAACAAGCCCTCGCGTGGGTGGAACTGTTACCTGAGCGAATTGCTCAAGATCGGCAATTTGATATCATGGGCGGTGCGGCAGGCTGCATTGGTGCCTTAGTCGCCTTGGGCGAGTGCGTTGGCGCTTCCAACGTTCGCGCCGCCGCAATTCAATGTGGCGATCGCCTTTTGCAGAATGCCCAAACGATGCCCCAAGGCATGGGTTGGATAACATTACCTCAATGCCCGCCCTTGAGTGGATTTTCCCACGGTGCGGCAGGGATTGCCTGGGCTTTGTTGAAGTTAGCCCACCTCAGCGGAGAAGCACGCTTTCAGGAAGCGGCGGGAGCTGCGATCGCCTACGAACGAAGCTTATTTTCAATCAGAGCGCAAAACTGGCTCGATCTCAGACACAGAGGCGATTCTGGGACGGATCGCTACGCGAATCGCGCCTTTGGTATGGGGTGGAGTCATGGCGCGCCGGGAATTGGTCTGGGACGCTTGCATTCTTTAAAATTGATGGACGATCCGGACTTGCGAGTTGAACTCGATCTTGCTCTGGAAACCACAACTCGGCACGGCTTTGGCTATAACCATTCCCTGGGAAATGGGGATTTAGGGAATC contains:
- a CDS encoding iron uptake porin, which produces MTAQNFVQQSWIGAILSLSVSALPLSAIAATPQDANPRSPIIPGDRLAQVTSVSQLSDVQPTDWAFQALQSLVERYGCIAGYPDGTYRGNRAMTRYEFAAGLNACLDRVNELIVAATTNVITQEDLLVLQRLQAEFASELAILRGRVDALEARTAELEANQFSTTTKLRGEAIFAVTDVLAGDGVRVRFPASPFNPLTGEPQTSREFITPSQNTVLVNRVRLDFLTSFTGRDELKLRLTSGNSGHPGRRAPDNIGGFEFGPNPVVGYVSIGNQAGVGRSVEGQQTFQDLGRVSPNNQVGLTNLQYSFPIGSRFRTVVMAIGGEHFDYVPTTFSSWDDDNGGTGSLSVFAQRNPIYSVMGPGSGVGFTYDLTRRLSFSAGYLASEAFNPAQGNGLFDGRYSALAQLTFQPTDNLSLGLIYNRAYLPGGNLFNNDIGTILGNNPTFPPTAYTTNSYGFSGLWRVTPRFAVNGWVTYTDVEGASGTIAPGSPFEVRYNSSSASVLTYGIALAFPDLGRRGNLGGLVFGASPYVTRSRIPAPFSDPQSVPDNRSGFGTTDLLRRIPDRATPFHIEAFYVYRLNDNLFLTPGAIWLTAPNQTNRNPDVVLGTLRATFLF
- a CDS encoding YcaO-like family protein, which encodes MLKKAYFKGTHRLIDPAKTLSDISLILKEVGIARCANITGLDRIGIPVCVAIKPNGRMVQVHNGKGLNVVAAKVSALMEAIEIFHYENPLSSFEFGSWKALKDSGETVISPDRLPLYFAERFFSCDLKIDWVRGENLLTGECVWLPASAVYLCPRSLYHYSSNGLASGNHLLEATLHAIYELIERDAIANLSIQGRLTLQRCHIIALDTIADPNVRELIARIENANFKLVLIWVKSCIDIHTFWAVLLDRQPLTPTIMVNMGYGTHLDLSVAATRAITEAAQSRLTFIYGVSEELVEPLKSDRTQTYYKIYDYFDRLQATAPWQAFKTVQSDNLQEDYTEVLEKLALAGIQEIFRANLTQNALNIPVVKVFIPSLNYNPLLTS
- a CDS encoding type 2 lanthipeptide synthetase LanM family protein, with translation MDLSVFQGFKGERALTLSERSLALSQEKGSSALPMNAEFSDRRRQRWQTEFRGNTAFFQQHLAQIGITESQFRYLLGEFPENLRKRHPELLAWETQIQTAFAQFPPQSQESGFFSAIAPLIEQGKTRLSQQLSALAAQHSTALPFEIESLERLLLPALSERLQEIFNPTFVLELNVARLQDRLSGDTPSDRFQSFVQHLQDPEFCLSLLQEYPVLVRQCAIAIDCWVEGSQELLQRLCTDWDLICAQLSPQTEPGILVHIHPGAGDRHHRGRSVTLLQFSSGFRLVYKPKPLAVDLHFQELLAWINQNSNFLPFSCWQGIDRGEYGWMEFIAPQTCQTPAEIERFYQRLGGYLALLYLLAGTDFHAENLIAVGEQPILIDLESLFQPYPDASEDLNTVLPARRQIAQSVLRIGLLPRRLLLNRQHEAVDASGMGGDSQQLAADRIPHLAAIGTDTMRVVRQPGRLRETHNQPSLNDRPIQILDYREAIACGFSALYRFILKSRDRLEPLLESFASDPIRIFLRETRTYSLLLRESFHPDVLRDALERDRLFNKLWVDVKNHPYLAQLIPAEREALWLGDIPKFTTRPNSRHLALNNAESLTHFFSQTGLELVQHRLQCFSEDDLQQQLQFIDSALTTLAMVAEVKTAPAYAIPKFSTVSDEASAIASYLQAACEIGDRLEGLAARDRQLAGWVAPVLTDARHWAVSPLGWDLFEGLPGIALFLAYLGEITQEQRYTTLAQAAIASLLYQIRSEDYLIASIGAFSGWGGLIYSLTHLGILWQQPHLLEQALAWVELLPERIAQDRQFDIMGGAAGCIGALVALGECVGASNVRAAAIQCGDRLLQNAQTMPQGMGWITLPQCPPLSGFSHGAAGIAWALLKLAHLSGEARFQEAAGAAIAYERSLFSIRAQNWLDLRHRGDSGTDRYANRAFGMGWSHGAPGIGLGRLHSLKLMDDPDLRVELDLALETTTRHGFGYNHSLGNGDLGNLEFLDSAQQQLSLPQGRSQVHQMAMGILASIQQQGWVCDLPLGVESLGLMTGLAGIGYGFLRLAKPDRVPSLLVLAPPPLR
- a CDS encoding VOC family protein, whose translation is MEYPNLPLELDHVLIWVQPSAPEIAKLEAMGLQPTSRTASHQGQGTASRFFFFANAYLELIWLADEAVAQQNTERTAIDWRSRAAWQQTGASPFGVGFRCDRDSVELRHFPHPYWAEWMSPQTSIYFANSATQALEPLWFVVPEYMAFATQFQQYPDDLQTLAESHPLGVRKVTDVKITGIHQSHLAFLSHQTIVTATTGSFPLLEITFDCASQGKILDARPQLPLIVHC
- a CDS encoding TfuA-like protein yields the protein MNDPHQIAVFLGPSLPKENASIILEANYYPPVQRGDIYQLISTGIKTIILIDGVIPPHRPVWHREILDAMHEGIEVWGASGIGAIRALELQEYGMKGCGTIFEWYRQGIIQDDDEVLVNYTLNSHNFHCLSEALVNIRMTLSNATKDHLIPLEKSEQLIQYAKQVYCLERSYKSLLQSSILSLEETCTLNDYLTCHQIDLKQVDALQVLSKKAEFLRSENLSQEPTRPKPVISLQKHKTLMTGVSFNNQIISGYKAWQIISQNPESLNKMYVQLTQHCFIREWARQKQVELPQTEKERLRTEWEEEHSSNELKSNGLTQARYQELLSERLLVNWIIQKSPDYFRIQWNFDLAVQIESQIQNRIIEFAEKETLWRKLSQYEFIADWARLNGIEAPNCFVNSDLQSICNQSNREDIKNKVGKRVLVDWIVSKGASYFHVDWDFSLALFHELQITGQLAKILKGDN